The following coding sequences are from one Culex quinquefasciatus strain JHB chromosome 1, VPISU_Cqui_1.0_pri_paternal, whole genome shotgun sequence window:
- the LOC6040443 gene encoding ATP synthase lipid-binding protein, mitochondrial produces the protein MFVSSAARIAPVARNLVLNGTKAYLRPLSSAVISQSQTLAAQNSTPVALLPQVRSFQTSQVTRDIDSAAKFIGAGAATVGVAGSGAGIGTVFGSLIIGYARNPSLKQQLFSYAILGFALSEAMGLFCLMMAFLLLFAF, from the exons ATGTTCGTCTCGTCCGCTGCTCGTATTGCCCCAGTCGCCCGCAACCTG GTCCTCAATGGCACGAAAGCCTACCTTCGGCCGTTGAGCAGCGCTGTCATCAGCCAGAGCCAGACCCTGGCCGCGCAGAACAGCACCCCGGTCGCGCTGCTGCCCCAGGTCCGGTCATTCCAGACGTCGCAGGTGACCCGCGATATCGACTCGGCCGCGAAGTTCATCGGTGCTGGCGCTGCCACCGTCGGTGTCGCTGGATCTG GTGCCGGTATCGGAACAGTATTCGGTTCTCTGATCATTGGTTACGCAAGAAACCCATCGCTGAAGCAGCAGCTGTTCTCCTACGCCATCCTGGGATTCGCCCTGTCTGAGGCCATGGGTCTGTTCTGTTTGATGATGGCCTTCTTGCTGCTCTTCGCTTTCTAA
- the LOC6040444 gene encoding uncharacterized protein LOC6040444, with protein sequence MGIVGLVTFLTRLPGGCRAINIVDEIRKSEKKEPLVVIDLLTIICSLSGPIDENIYGCRNQFAWTYASNFCDRLIEAGARLVFFIDGKLQEGKYKRWIQRQEKVYAECLKKLDNIPVEFKGKHRGQIQGNVTKHSFISALVTAARKKGVLITSYDVECDLEVATFAKKHDALAVITGDSDYLIYEGKWRVWSSSDFDLDTMRTFEWDKEVLRKALNLEWSQMPFFAAIAGNDRFKNRPSRMCTFYQVAQRVKELNLKLGITRIGIELYEKIFGRRDENQRNSFEDAVSLYDLNYTIKKPLVPQEMRHFPNYAICILRNIPSSIRLPCLDLREEDYSQYALQLYRRQVGMLFRHRPIVYGQMLTSQVFIKTSHHNPYKIIAATPIYPPSGVKVPLPEELYTLDTEVSSSMVMTKLRLLCWLVSDTLTVDQIFYIHPNYLLDVLTLYFLVENNLLDVVTADIILITIHDCLTNVIERRIPLHRPRKPNVTTCFLYVNFYALMYFSAEIVGLRKELDSYFLSKFDGVYFNAIVDQLRYDYVQMESTMHSLSNLRIYAKFGQPAEADGGATEPSAIPKCLGTKAEGEPATKTAKMK encoded by the exons ATGGGAATCGTCGGCCTGGTAACGTTCCTGACCCGCCTGCCCGGCGGTTGCCGCGCCATTAACATCGTGGACGAAATCCGCAAGTCGGAAAA GAAGGAACCGCTGGTGGTGATCGATCTGCTGACCATCATCTGCTCGCTGAGTGGGCCGATCGACGAGAACATCTACGGCTGCCGGAACCAGTTTGCGTGGACGTACGCGAGCAACTTTTGCGACCGGCTGATCGAGGCCGGAGCCCGGCTCGTGTTCTTCATCGATGGGAAGCTGCAGGAGGGAAAGTACAAACGGTGGATACAGCGCCAGGAGAAGGTCTACGCCGAGTGCCTCAAGAAGCTGGACAACATTCCGGTCGAGTTTAAGGGTAAGCACCGGGGACAGATTCAGGGCAACGTAACGAAGCACTCGTTCATTTCGGCGCTGGTGACCGCGGCCCGAAAGAAGGGCGTGCTGATCACGTCGTATGATGTGGAGTGTGATCTGGAGGTGGCCACGTTTGCGAAGAAGCACGACGCACTGGCGGTCATTACTGGGGATTCGGATTATCTGATCTACGAGGGCAAGTGGCGCGTTTGGTCGAGTTCGGACTTTGACTTGGACACGATGCGCACGTTCGAGTGGGACAAGGAAGTGCTTAGAAAAGCGTTGAATCTGGAGTGGAGTCAGATGCCGTTCTTTGCGGCGATTGCTGGGAATGATCGCTTTAAGAACCGGCCGTCGCGGATGTGCACCTTCTATCAGGTGGCGCAACGTGTGAAGGAGCTCAACTTGAAGCTTGGAATTACCAGGATCGGAATTGAGTTGTACGAGAAGATCTTTGGCCGGCGGGATGAAAACCAGCGGAACAGCTTCGAAGATGCCGTCTCGTTGTACGACTTGAATTACACCATCAAGAAGCCGCTCGTGCCGCAAGAGATGCGCCACTTTCCGAACTACGCCATCTGCATTCTGCGGAACATTCCCAGCTCCATCCGGCTGCCCTGTTTGGACCTACGCGAGGAAGACTACTCCCAGTACGCGCTCCAGCTGTATCGACGCCAGGTCGGAATGCTGTTCCGTCACCGACCGATCGTGTACGGTCAAATGCTCACCTCGCAGGTATTCATCAAAACCAGCCATCACAATCCGTACAAAATCATCGCTGCAACGCCAATTTACCCTCCGAGCGGAGTCAAAGTACCCCTTCCGGAAGAACTGTACACGTTGGACACGGAAGTCTCCTCCTCCATGGTCATGACCAAACTGCGCCTTCTCTGCTGGCTCGTCTCCGACACCCTTACCGTCGACCAGATCTTCTACATCCATCCGAACTACCTGCTCGACGTCCTGACGCTGTATTTCCTCGTCGAAAACAACCTTCTGGACGTCGTAACTGCGGACATAATCCTCATCACGATCCACGACTGCCTCACAAACGTAATCGAGCGCCGCATTCCGCTGCACCGGCCGCGCAAGCCCAACGTCACGACCTGCTTCCTGTACGTCAACTTTTACGCCCTGATGTACTTTAGCGCCGAGATCGTTGGCCTGCGCAAGGAACTGGACAGCTACTTCCTGAGCAAATTCGACGGCGTCTACTTCAACGCGATCGTCGACCAGCTGCGCTACGACTACGTCCAGATGGAGTCGACGATGCACTCGCTCAGCAATCTGCGCATCTACGCCAAGTTTGGCCAGCCGGCAGAAGCGGACGGAGGGGCCACGGAACCGTCCGCGATTCCCAAGTGTTTGGGGACGAAGGCGGAGGGAGAACCGGCCACGAAGACGGCGAAGATGAAGTGA